The sequence AGCCCATAGCTGCAGTGGTGCctgttctgcttttccttttgaatgTGTTTTTGCATCTGTTATTTTGACCAGGTCTCAGTCCAATCCTGGCAGCAAGAGCGTGTTGCTTTGAGCTTATCTCTAATGGTCTGGTGTGACTCCTGTGGATTGTAaaatcagctgcagtgctcacgtctgacccttgctgccaGACTGCAGCCGGCTGTCACATCAGAGTGTCAGAGCTTCTGAATAGGGGGCTTTCCAGGCCTTCAGAAAACTTGCCCCTGTCATAATCACTGAGGTAGTGAGGATGTTTCAACACCAGGGTTGAAAGCAGTGGCCTCTTGCTTCTGTAGTTCTGCTCAAAAGCAATGTGAGGCCCAAAGGTAACCCCTGGCTACACCACCTTGGAGGGAcctctgtcctgctggagcagcagctaaAAGCAGCTGGGCTACAATGAGAGATGGTCTCACAGAAAGAATGCTGAATATGACAAAGATCAGAAGGGGGCAGCTTCTCTACTGTGTGCCTTGCTCTTTGACCTTCAGGGATCCTCTTGGACATGTTGTAGGATTTCCAGTTGTGTCAACTCCCAGCATACACATCCAGGTCTGCAAGATGCAATGGGGACAAATTATTTGTGGAGTTGCTGTGAGATGGGATAATGCACACTTCTGTCTCATCTGCACCTGTGGATGCACCTACCTTTCAGCCCACAAGGGTCTCAGTTCAGCTTGCATTGCTTGAGGGGTAGAATTTCAGCTGGCAGCTTCTGGGTCAGGCTAGTGTTGGCAGGTGGAGTAGCTCTGGGAAGGAGGTTGTTCAGTGACAGGTGTCCTACGTCAGTCTCTCTCTGGTGTCTGTCAGGGTTTCACTCAGTGCTGATTTACAGCTTCCTTCCTGCATGGCTTTCAGGACTAGCTGTCATGGTACCAGACCCCTCTTCCGATTGTGACATTGGCATCCTCTGACCACGACACAAAGCACTGGGaaaaggctgcagcagggaggtggcCTGTGCCTGCCTTTACTGCATGTGCTACCAGAGTCAGCCAGCTCACATTTCATCTGAGCTCAATCTGCAGATGAACACATTCAGTACACATCCTTCCTGGGGAAAGGCTGTTATCCCTGAAACTTTGCTTCTTCCAAGCCCATTAGCTTCCAAGATGTGGTATGGAGTGTAGACAGTAAGTTAAAGGATTAGGAAAACACATATCATTTCACATGTGTAATTAGGCAAATTGAAATTCTACAGagtgggatggggaagagaCTGGAAAGGGtaagagtgaaaaaaaccccatggtgAGAGGGatcaatttgatttttatttatggcTCACCATGTGGTATATATGAGGTGAAACATCACTGTAAAGACTGCACACGTGTGGGGAGTCCTGTCCCGGGGAGCCTTGGCCTGGCAGCCACTCAGGCCAGACAAAGCTTCCCCGCTCGGGCTGCGAGTGACCCCACTTGCTGGGGCGATGCTGATGCCCGGGTGCCTGGCACAAACCGCCTGGGAAATCGGGCTGCGGGAGGAGCTTTAGCGCATCAAAGCAATGAACTGCGACACCACCGATGCCATTTTGCTTTGGGTTCCTTCCTTGGAGGGATCAGGGGCTCGCCCGgaggctcagcccggccctccTCGCCCCTCGCTCGCTGTCCGCGCTGTCCCGCCGGGCTCCGCCGCTTCCCgggcaggacagacagacagacatcccGTGCGcatcccggcccggcccggcccggcgcgggCACGCGGTGCTGCCCCGCTCGGGAACGCGCCCGGAGCTgcgcgggcccggccccgctcgcagcgcccgctccgcccgcccggCTGGGGCTGAACGGCGGCAGCGGCCTGGCCCggcctgctgctcctgctccctctctcttctcccctccctgctccataTTCTGTCCCGCTTCGGCAGCAGCACTTACCCTGCTTTATCAACAAACAGTTCTCAGATATAATATTGCTGCACTTGTGCTTTATTTTCATCTGAGAGGTCTATCAATAGGAATCCTCCACATCTCCCCTTTTACAGCAGGATGGGGCATTCATACACCCTGTTTGCAGGGTCAGACAATAGGGATGATATATAGCCAAGTACCATATGTCTCCAAGAAGGGCTTATATTCTAATTTACTGTATTACCATATAGTCACATTTATTCCAGCTctagtattttatatatatatatatatataaaactagTCACACATGACCAGTCACACAAATGGGGATGCCATGGTCTTGACAGTATGCAGAGTTCAGCTGATCTCTTTGTGCTGCTTCCAACTggatttttatattatttgcattgCAAAGGTCTGAGGACTACATTTTATGTGAAATTTGCAGCTGAATGTATTTGCTCATTACCATCTCATCACCTGTTACAAGAAGAAAGCCCGTAACTTCAAATGAAGAACCCCTGCCTTGGTAAAGCTGGGCTGTCTTCTCTACAGAGAAACACTGAATGTTTCACCTCAAGAGAACTAAACTAAGAAATGCTCACATTTCAGTCCTTCTTTCCATTCTTGGGCTGATAGATGGTACCTATGAGGAGTTACCTGTTCAAAATAAGACAATTCAAAAGGCAGTCAATGAAGCCACTATCCCTAGCTTAAGGCAATGCAACATTAGGCCTTAGCTTTATTTATTGCAACCAGAAGGGTTTTTCATCAGAAAATAGTGGAGGGATTTAGCCTAGTGACAAAGGTGTCAGCAATAAACCCCTCTTCAAATAACTGTATTTCATTAGGCCTGATCTCAGGTTTCAAGGAGGTCTGATAGAACTGTTGTTAGAGCCATCTGTAAAAGTAACACTGAGACAGCTAAATTTTTTGGGGAGTGCAAAAGATAGCAAACTCCATGGAGTTTATGGTCTTACATAGAACAGCTGCAaaacaagcaaaggaaaatataGTCGTGGCTGTTtccctgaggaggagctgaggagatGAACTGGCAAATAAATTGTCTGTGCTCTCAGGCAAGGTGAGAGCTACTGATTGACCACAGCCCTCCTGTGATGACACAGCATCTCCCAAGCCAGACAGGGTTTTAAAGAGCCATTTAAAACACAGCTAACATAGAATTTCTATTAAAGACTTCTGAAACTGTACTGAAACACAGACATAGCTGTGATGGGAAATGTGGGCTGCAAATGGATGACAATGGAGAACTGTAGAgattaagagaaaataaaacctgtgGTGTCACATTGTAATGTCCCAGATTAAAAGAcagattaaaataaatctgataTTTAAAAATCTGAGCAAGATGGACCCTGCTCTGAAGGGTAGGATAGGAAAGGAGACAGTTCCACTGGGCAGGCAATGGCAAACTGCCCTCCTCAAGATGGAGCAAGTCAGCAGAGGGGGATATTTTTTCCATCCACCTTAGTCTGTCCAGCACAAGTGACCATATGGGGACATCAGCAACTCATAGATGATTGATTTGTATTTTTCCTGACAGCTTGTTTCTTTCTGAGTGGTCCATTAATTTTGGcatcaggcaaaaaaaaaaaaaaaaaatccaatgcaaaaccaaacaacaaccaATCAAAAAACTTGCATAGGGAATTTTGGTTTTggataaaaagaaatgttttacaaTAAATAGTAGGACAGACTTACAAAATTCAGAAACAATTTTCATTACTATTCCAGATATAAtgagatttattaatatatattaggACAAAGTCTgtgtaaaaatatgtaatttaatATGCTTTATAAAATGGTTGTATCTCAAACCACCAACTTTACCTTTGAATGGGTAGTAAAGATAATTTGCAATTTCCTGAAATACTAAAAGCTGAGAAAACCATGCTTTCCTAAGACAGATATTGGTAGACTAGAATAAActggctgtgttttctgtgcaaGATTCACCCACAGATAGTCTATGAGTAAGTCAATACTGCTATCAATTTTTCTTAATTAGGAGGCTTTTACCCATGAGGAAGAAAGAAGCATAACTACATCTCAGAACTACTTCGCTCATGCTTCAGCCTGCTGTTGGCCAATTTATCTTTTTCAGCCACAGCTCTAAACAGCTTCTGGGAAAAGGGCTCATTTGAAGAGTACATACTTCCAGTTTCAGAAGCAATTGTAAAAATAGCTTAGTAGGATTCTTATTAATAAGCGTATGTTCTTTTAGTGCTTCCTCAGGGTCAAGCATAACTCATCTATGTTGTTTTTTGCTATTTAAGTTAGATAATGAAACTGTAAGTGATGCTTTAGAAATCAGTATAAAACTTCTGTGCTGAATTAAGTGGGCAATATCAGTTGCCATATAGAACTGAGTTACTATTATTTTTAGAAGACAGGAAGCTGTGCCTGTAGCCTGCTGATAATTTACATATtcacagacatatttttcactaaaagaaatgcttttttccctgctatGTTGTGTGAAAAgcccaaatgaaaaaaaaaaaaaaaaagattgatgTCATGCATGTGAATGTAGAGAGCTGTCAAATCAGGCACACACCCTCgtccctcccagggaacaaaatgcaaagtaGAGACTTCTAAAACCACTTGCCCTTTAGAAAACGAGACCATACCCACCAAACTAAAGTTTGACTCTTTCCTGGCACAACTATCTCAGTAGACACAAAGTCATGCCTgtgaaaaaaaagtagaaaaaagccTGTTTCTTCCTTTGCTACATTTATAATAAGTTCAAGCACAACTTGCCACAATTTGAAAGTGAAAAACTCAAATTGAAGTCGGGTTTTTGCTAAGTTCACACAGTGTTCCTTTGAAAATAGTAAAGTAGACAGAGGCAACAGTCTCATACTCTACAGTGTAAAAATGGTGCTTTACTGTTATCAAGACCCTTGAATGAGGCTTTCAAGCTGCATAAAAAACTAACACACAATTAAAAGACAGGAGATAAAACCTGTTTTATATTCCATATTTACAAATCTGTAATTGTTTTAAGGATTTCATTCTCTTCCCATGCCTGCATGTATAATTTGAATTACTCTAGTATGAAACTAGATTAGGCCAACATATGAGAACTTAGATAGATATTTTCTCTTTACAGCCATCCAAGAATTAGATATCTAGCTTAAATTGTCCAACTAGGCTTTCATCCTAGGCCATCTAGTTTTTGCTGAAAGATTGGTGTCTTGGTTTTCATCCATGGGCCAGACTCATCAATGAATTATTACTCCATGCTCTGTTCCCAGATTTCTCCTGGGCGCTTTAAGAATGTGAATCAGACATAAATCAACAACGCACTTACTACCTGCATGGGAGTACAAACATCTAAGGGGAAGAGCTGCAAGGGGTTTTGCTATGCCACAGCAACACTGCTCCAAAATGCATCATCACATCAGCTTAAGCAGTGTAAGGTGGAAAAACGTATGTAACCACTGCCTGAATTTGGGACattatctgtattttttctccctgaaagTGCCCAACCTTTTGCCACGTACGCAAGGTGTTTCTGACAGGCAAAGATCACAAACTCCTTGCATAGACTCAGAGCAGATGTTTTGTCTTCTGAAGCAAAAACTTTTATCAAAAAAGTAACCTGAATTAATGGATTTTTCATAAGGGGCATATGGCAGAGAGATGCCACAGGGATGACGCATGGTCAAAACCATTGAGCATCTCATCTGCTTGCGCTCTTCATCTTTCCATAGCTTCCAAAATGTGCAAAACCAATGTTAAACTACAGCTTTTATTAAACagaatgaagagaaaaacatgGAATTAACCTGTGCATGGAGTGAGACATTTTTACCATTCATGTATAAAGCCTTTTGATTTTCAGAAAGCCATGTGGAATATGAAGGATAACCAGGAAGTTATTTCTACAGCTGGCCTTCTTGACTTGTTTCTGGTGCCTAACTATGCATCAGTCACATACTTTATATTCTCCTAGTGACATTGATATTAGCAACTTGAAACAAACCTGTCTAAATGCTTCAAAATTATCAGGTGaacttctgtgaaaaaattcCCAATTACTTACAGTGATAACAAGGTAACAAAAGATTAAGAAGGTAATTTTTACCATTAACAAAGCCCAACATAATCCAACACACTTCAAGTATCTACGAAAGTGTATATTATCAAGTATGCTCCATTTCCTGGACAGAGTCTCAACTGACAGTGCAAAAATCAACAcccttgatttatttttccctttcattagGGTCTTCTGATGGTACAGGAGGAGTGTAATTTGAACAGAAAGGCATATTGTTTAAGTCTCATCTCATACATCTCTTTCCCAACACTGACTCAGGATCACTCCACTCCCAAGTCCTCCAGTGCACACAAGAAGTTCCATGTTGGTTCTTCCTGTGTCAGGAGAGAGctaacaaaagaaagaaatgtcagGAATGCTTTTCTGGGAGTGAAGTGCATTTCCCACTGATCATTCATAAAGGGAAGCTGGCATGTGAAGTATGTatctaaataaaattataagGACACAGGAGTGAGGAAATAGGCAAACTTCATGCAAGGTACGGGTTTCTGCTCTCCCGAGAAGATCAGTACTAAAAAAAACTTTGATTGTGTTTGTCCTGAAAACTGGGCAGTATCCCCTATTGTCCTCATGAATcaaagaattaataaaatagtATTTAAGCAGCATTTTCTACCTCTGCCTGTAGAAAAGATGCTTTCCAATGGCTTAGCCCTTCTTGCTAAGCTAATGTTCCAGGCTGCACTGTCTGCCAGACTAGGGAACTTGATTTGGAACAACGAGATCCAGTCATGCAGTGAGGAGATTAACTCACATCCGTTATAACACCTTTTGAGACAACTCATTAAATGTCTGGCTGTGAAGTCCAGCAACTTGATGGCATTAATCTAATGTCTCATCCCAGCCCTGAGGTTATCAGTGGACAGCTGTAATTACAATTGATTGAAAAGACATTTTCACAGAGGAGTTTCTGTTTCCTGGAATTCAGgcatttctgaatatttttcctgtgttgCCCAGCCCAGTCATTCCAATCTTATTATCTGCAGGCAGGCATATGCAGCTTTTTAGTAACTTGAAATCAAGGTATGAAATTGGCAATATTCTGATGACAGGCAAGCTACAAAGTTAAGCTCTAATGACAAGCTCACATGGTCTTTTAATGGCACTGTATCTACTTTCTGCAACCTCCTACATCCTCCCTGTATGTTGGGGAACGTGGTGAGAAGCTCCTGCTTGGTTCACTGTCACTCCAGCTGTGACACTGGACTGGTCGCTGTTTCTTGAcctcttcccttttctcttccttgatGGACTCCTCAGAGTCAGAGGACAGCTCGACCACTTCTGGGGTCCTCTCAGCCAGCGGCTTAACGTACCCAACAATGACACAATTGTCTGAGGAAGAGCCACTGTCGTTTGAGTCAGCATTGGCCTGTAACTCAGTCTGCAGCTTGGTTCTTCGGCTCCCTGAAGCAGAGTCGTCGTCAGAACTTTCTGATGACTCCAGAGGAGAAGCTATGGTTGCACGAACCTCTTCTGAAACAGAATAGGAAGGCCCCGGAGTTTCGTCATCCCACGGGGCCTGACCAAGGCCAGGAACAGACAAACTATTATCCGGCCCTTGCGGGTACGCCACATTGGGAGATATTGTAATGATTGATGAGTCTGAGTGGCTTCCTTCCTCATACGACGGGGCAGGACAGTCGTAATTGGCGTGTTGATCGTATGCTTCTAAGTTAAAAGGACAATGAGCAAAACTGATGAATTCGTGCAGGAAGTGCTCTGTCCGATTCAGCAGAAATGGCTTCAGGTCCTCAGCAAAGGCCTGGCTTTCCAGATCGTACCTGGTTACGTTGCTCATGATGATGTGCTGCACAATGTTGATCAGAGACCCGTGGGCACCAAACAGGACCGTAAGCTCTCGCTTCAGCCAAGGAACCAGGTGGTGAAGGCAAGCAGGGTTGCGGCGGAAGAACTCGGCCGAAATCTCTCGGTATCGGCCGCCGTCCTGGATGCTGCGGATGCGCACGCCGGTGCGGTACAGAGCCCTGCGGAAGGTGATCATGTCCTCCTCCTGGATCTGCCGCAGAGATCTGCCCTCCGCGCTGGCCTTCCTCCTTGAGGCCAGCCTCCTGAGCATCTGCTGaatctccctgtgcctgtgtcGCACCGGCTCGCTCGACAGCCCTTCAAACAACATCCCGTTATCCGGAGGGGACGGCATCCTTCGGGAAGGGGAACCGCGCGCGCGGCGTTCCCTCGTCAAGGTGGTGCGGTAACGAAACCTCCGGCCGTCGGGGCTGGCAAATAAAGGGCTGAGGATGTACTCCTTGAAGTCATCTTCAGCATGAATCGtgtggaaaatggaaaagaagggTTGCTTGCAGAGCGGGCATTCTGCTTTGTTCTTGGACCACTCTTGCACGCAGCGGAAGCAGAACCTGTGCAAGCAGCGATCCAGATACGCCACGTTGTCAAATCTGTCCAGGCAGATGGGACACTTGGAGTCGGGAGACGCATCTGTCGGCAGCTTACTGGTGCTGGCTTTCGGAGAAAAACTGCTATCTTCTGCAATCTCTCAGCTAACAGAAAGCACCTAGTACCTCCCACATTTTAGGATTACCATTTGGCAAGTGAGGTCATCCCTGCTGCAAAGCACCTTGGAGCATGAGTCACATCCTGACCTGTGAAGGACGGGCTGAGTTTACTCACTGAGATAAGGAGTTTTTCCAAGCAAATGCTCTGTGTGCACCTCCTGTTTCCACTCTTGGCTCTTAGCCAAAGGGTGCCCACAGGGTCATAACTTGCAGTAGAGATTCAAGggtctttctctttttgtttttattttagttcCCTGCCGTCTCAAGGATGGTCTTAAGCAACCATCTCATCTTGATGTGACCTGCAGGCAGCTGTCAGATGGCAGCATTGCTCACTGATATGTGAATGGGAATTGAGTCAGAAACTCAGAAAGCAATGGTTTAGCTTCAACAACCACTATTTTAAGCCACCCAGTTCTCACAATCAAGTGAGCTATTTTACTTTATAAAATAATCATGTTCtaaggcaaaaaaataaaataaaacttgttttaaaagaaaattaattatttttgtccAGACAAAAATATAGACTCAGTCTTCTGGACATGAAAGGAATCTAAATATACCATCCAAACCAGCATTATAATCCAAAAGACCAAGAATGTACAACATGCAGTCACTTACCAAAGGGActgaatatttgcaaaatagCATGCTCCTCTTGAGGAGCTCTCTGGGTAACAATTGGAAGGGAAGATAGAAAGAAATTCAGTATGATCTGCAGACTTTTATTTCTGAACGTggaataatatttaatattcctGGCACAGGCTCTTCTATGCAAAGCCTTCAAGCTCTGAAATGCACTGCCTTCTACCAGCAAGCTGTAAATCCTCCCAGTCATTCCTCAcactcctgcagggctgctcatCCACTGGCCAAACAGTAGCCACATTAGGAACCTGACACCTTAAACAAATTCAACACTTGCCCTTTGGTTGGCTGATGGCAAAGCAGCAAGTTAAACTGGAAAGGTCAAGTGGAAATCTCTGAACAGAGTGAGCCATATTGCAGACACAAAGTAAAGCGAGCAATGAGTTCTTGAGCTATGTGAAAACTGGGTCAAAAGGGCCTGAAACAGAAACTGTTAGGCAAAGTGAGAAACCAAGGTTGTTATTTCAAAGGCGGTCCATGTGGCAATATCGCTCTGTGGCCAGGATGTGCTTTGCTTTTGGCTCTGCTCAAGACTGCAGGCAGTTTTGAACTGAAAGCAGAGGTTGTATAAAGCAGATGCAAACTGCATTGGGAGCAGAAGCCATGTTCAAAAACAAGGTgtgcagggaaaagcaaaatcaaCAATCCTGATAAAGGGAAGAAATTACATCACATGCTTTCACAGATAGGCAAGGACAGCATTGAAAATCTTCCACACTCACTAACAGGACACATATTCAGAACTTTTAACCTTCCAAGGATTTCATGCATGTTGTCCTCTTAAGTCACAACATCTAAGCTTCCAGCCTTCTGCACCATGACTAAATCTGCCTCAAAAGAAGAGCAATGAAACCAGAATTGTCTCCATCCTCCTCAAAGAAGGGTGCTAGCAGGACAGTGCTTACAAGAATCCCTGTAACACCCTTTGGTAAGCATTTCAGAACTTACAAAGGTGGTGCTTTGTGATCCTGGGCAGCTTCTGGTCCTTCATTGCAATGTATTCAGAGCACACAACACTGAGCGTAGAAACAGGGAACTTTGAAAAAAGAGATGCATGGCAGGTGTGAACACTACGAAGACAACCCATCCTTTCCCTGGTGGAATGCAATCAGAAAAAGCATTCCAAACCAGGACTGCGGGAACTGGTGTAAGACAATAGCAGAATCCTGCACTGAAAAATTTACCTGGAAATTTGTACAGAAATACTAAGGGCACAGTGGTTTTACTAGAAGCCTTAGCCTGTTATCCCACATTATCTGTCCTTACATCTTGGAAAAAACAGCCAGCACTTGTGAACAGGGACTGAAGTGACATCCTACTGTAACAGCAGCTTCTTTTAAAGAGGATGAGCCAGGTTGAGTAGAGACCATAAGGGAAAGAATAACAAAGGTAATTCACATTCTGTCTTGCTTCCACAacagctgagccctgcacaCAGAAAGGCTTCTGAGgctccctcctctgctccttGTATGCagtggaaatgctgcttttattgTATGCCACATCATTATGTTGcagctg is a genomic window of Ammospiza nelsoni isolate bAmmNel1 chromosome Z, bAmmNel1.pri, whole genome shotgun sequence containing:
- the LOC132087031 gene encoding E3 ubiquitin-protein ligase Topors-like, which translates into the protein MVDPVIAIAGTPVSSQARSKIAEDSSFSPKASTSKLPTDASPDSKCPICLDRFDNVAYLDRCLHRFCFRCVQEWSKNKAECPLCKQPFFSIFHTIHAEDDFKEYILSPLFASPDGRRFRYRTTLTRERRARGSPSRRMPSPPDNGMLFEGLSSEPVRHRHREIQQMLRRLASRRKASAEGRSLRQIQEEDMITFRRALYRTGVRIRSIQDGGRYREISAEFFRRNPACLHHLVPWLKRELTVLFGAHGSLINIVQHIIMSNVTRYDLESQAFAEDLKPFLLNRTEHFLHEFISFAHCPFNLEAYDQHANYDCPAPSYEEGSHSDSSIITISPNVAYPQGPDNSLSVPGLGQAPWDDETPGPSYSVSEEVRATIASPLESSESSDDDSASGSRRTKLQTELQANADSNDSGSSSDNCVIVGYVKPLAERTPEVVELSSDSEESIKEEKREEVKKQRPVQCHSWSDSEPSRSFSPRSPTYREDVGGCRK